A part of Paraliobacillus zengyii genomic DNA contains:
- the gatA gene encoding Asp-tRNA(Asn)/Glu-tRNA(Gln) amidotransferase subunit GatA codes for MSLFDYTLKELQDKLHSKEITVSDLVSASYERINAVDDKVKAFLTLNEEAARAKAKELDGQVDEASNPLFGMPLGVKDNMVTKGLRTTCASQILDNFDDPLYNATVVDKLEAENTVVIGKLNMDEFAMGSSNENSSYAPTRNPWNTDYVPGGSSGGSAAAVAAREVFFSLGSDTGGSIRQPAAFCGVVGLKPTYGLVSRFGLVAFASSLDQIGPITRTVEDNAHLLQAIVGQDPMDSTSANVEIPNYSDAIKQDVKGLKIAVPKEYLQEGVAPEVKEAVLQALKVYEDLGATWEEVSLPHSQYAVAAYYLLSSSEASANLARFDGVRYGVRSEKATNMIDMYKLSRSEGFGDEVKRRIMLGTFALSSGYYDAYYKKAQKVRTLIKNDFEKVFEDYDIIVGPTTPTPAFKVGEKIDDPLTMYANDILTIPVNLAGVPGMSLPCGFSSEGLPIGLQIIGKHFDESTIYRTAYAFEQATDHHKKRPELGGAK; via the coding sequence ATGTCCCTGTTTGATTATACATTAAAAGAATTACAAGATAAGCTACATAGTAAGGAGATTACAGTCAGTGATCTCGTTTCCGCGTCTTATGAGCGTATTAACGCTGTGGACGACAAGGTAAAAGCATTTTTAACATTGAATGAAGAAGCGGCACGTGCAAAAGCAAAAGAATTAGATGGACAAGTGGACGAAGCTTCAAATCCATTGTTTGGTATGCCACTAGGTGTAAAAGACAATATGGTGACGAAAGGACTTCGTACAACATGTGCTAGTCAAATTTTAGATAACTTTGATGATCCATTATATAATGCAACTGTGGTTGATAAGCTAGAAGCTGAAAATACAGTTGTAATTGGTAAGTTAAATATGGACGAATTTGCGATGGGTTCATCAAATGAGAACTCTAGCTATGCACCGACTCGTAATCCATGGAACACAGATTATGTCCCAGGTGGCTCTAGTGGTGGTTCAGCTGCAGCAGTGGCGGCCCGTGAAGTGTTTTTCTCACTAGGTTCAGATACAGGTGGTTCGATTCGTCAGCCTGCAGCATTTTGTGGTGTTGTCGGGTTAAAACCAACTTATGGACTTGTGTCACGTTTTGGATTAGTTGCATTTGCATCCTCTTTAGATCAAATTGGACCAATTACAAGAACTGTTGAAGATAATGCACATTTATTACAAGCAATTGTTGGACAAGATCCTATGGATTCAACATCAGCAAATGTCGAGATTCCAAATTATAGTGATGCAATCAAACAAGATGTAAAAGGATTGAAAATTGCTGTACCAAAAGAATACCTACAAGAGGGTGTAGCACCAGAAGTGAAAGAAGCTGTCCTACAAGCATTAAAAGTTTATGAAGATCTTGGTGCGACTTGGGAAGAAGTTTCGTTACCACACTCTCAATATGCAGTTGCAGCTTATTATTTACTTTCATCATCTGAAGCTTCGGCAAACTTGGCGCGATTTGATGGCGTACGTTACGGTGTTCGTTCAGAGAAAGCAACAAATATGATTGATATGTACAAGCTGTCTCGTAGTGAAGGATTTGGAGATGAAGTGAAACGTCGTATTATGCTCGGTACGTTTGCACTTAGCTCTGGTTACTATGATGCATACTATAAAAAGGCGCAAAAAGTACGTACATTAATTAAAAATGATTTCGAAAAAGTATTTGAAGATTATGACATCATCGTTGGACCAACAACGCCAACACCAGCATTTAAAGTAGGCGAAAAAATTGATGATCCGTTAACAATGTATGCGAATGATATTTTAACAATTCCTGTTAACTTAGCAGGTGTTCCCGGAATGTCACTTCCGTGTGGTTTCTCCAGTGAAGGATTACCAATCGGCTTACAAATAATTGGTAAACACTTTGACGAGTCTACCATTTATCGTACAGCTTACGCGTTTGAACAAGCAACTGATCATCATAAAAAACGCCCGGAATTGGGAGGTGCTAAATAA
- the gatB gene encoding Asp-tRNA(Asn)/Glu-tRNA(Gln) amidotransferase subunit GatB produces MNFETVIGLEVHVELKTDSKIFSPSFNHFGAEANENINPIDLGYPGVLPVLNEQAVNYAMKASMAINCDVATNTKFDRKNYFYPDNPKAYQISQFDQPIGENGWIEIEVEGKKKRIGITRLHLEEDAGKLTHNNDGYSLVDYNRQGTPLVEIVSEPDLRSPAEAYAYLEKIKNIIQYTGVSDCKMEEGSLRCDANISIRPIGQEEFGVKTELKNLNSFSFVQKGLEFEEKRQQEVLLAGGEILQETRRYDEQTKETILMRVKEGSDDYRYFPEPDLVPLYIDDAWKERIRAEIPELPDARRLRYIETLELPAYDAMVLTSTKEMSDFFESTIAADADVKQASNWIMGELSAYMNKQQKALHDLALTPESLAKMIKLIEDGTISSKIAKKVFAELVENGGEPEKIVKDKGLVQISDEGQLTEIISALLDKNEQSIIDYKNGKDKAIGFLVGQVMKETKGQANPPMVNKIILAEIKKR; encoded by the coding sequence ATGAATTTCGAAACAGTAATTGGCCTTGAAGTCCATGTCGAATTAAAAACAGATTCAAAGATTTTTAGCCCTAGTTTTAATCATTTTGGTGCAGAAGCAAATGAAAACATTAATCCAATTGATTTGGGATATCCAGGTGTATTACCTGTATTAAATGAGCAAGCGGTAAATTATGCAATGAAAGCTTCTATGGCAATCAATTGTGATGTTGCGACCAATACAAAATTTGACCGTAAAAATTATTTTTACCCGGATAATCCGAAAGCCTACCAAATCTCTCAATTCGACCAGCCAATTGGAGAAAATGGTTGGATAGAAATTGAAGTGGAAGGTAAGAAAAAACGTATTGGCATAACGCGTCTTCATTTAGAAGAAGATGCTGGAAAATTAACACATAATAATGACGGTTATTCACTTGTTGATTACAACAGACAAGGAACGCCATTAGTAGAGATTGTTTCAGAACCGGATCTTCGTTCTCCAGCAGAAGCATATGCTTACCTTGAGAAAATAAAAAATATTATTCAATATACTGGCGTTTCAGATTGTAAAATGGAAGAAGGATCACTTCGTTGTGATGCGAATATATCAATTCGACCAATTGGACAAGAAGAATTTGGTGTAAAAACAGAATTGAAAAACTTAAACTCTTTTTCTTTTGTTCAAAAAGGATTAGAATTTGAGGAAAAACGTCAACAGGAAGTATTGCTTGCTGGTGGAGAAATCCTGCAAGAAACGCGTCGTTATGATGAACAAACAAAAGAAACAATCTTAATGCGTGTGAAGGAAGGATCAGATGATTACCGTTATTTCCCTGAACCAGACCTTGTACCACTTTATATTGATGATGCTTGGAAAGAGCGAATTCGTGCCGAAATTCCAGAGTTACCAGATGCTAGAAGATTACGTTATATTGAAACATTAGAATTACCTGCATATGATGCAATGGTACTTACTAGCACAAAGGAAATGTCTGATTTCTTTGAGTCAACAATTGCTGCAGATGCTGATGTTAAACAAGCTTCCAATTGGATTATGGGCGAACTTTCCGCTTATATGAACAAACAACAAAAAGCGTTACATGATTTAGCTTTAACACCAGAGAGTTTAGCGAAGATGATTAAGTTAATTGAAGATGGCACAATTTCTTCTAAAATCGCGAAAAAAGTATTTGCTGAACTTGTTGAAAATGGTGGAGAACCAGAAAAAATCGTCAAAGATAAGGGACTTGTTCAAATCTCAGATGAAGGGCAATTAACAGAGATTATATCTGCATTGCTCGACAAGAATGAACAATCGATTATCGATTATAAAAATGGTAAAGATAAAGCAATTGGATTCTTGGTTGGACAAGTAATGAAAGAAACAAAAGGACAAGCAAATCCGCCAATGGTAAACAAAATAATTTTAGCAGAAATTAAAAAACGATAA
- a CDS encoding diacylglycerol kinase: MQRARIIYNPTSGREGFKKELPDVLRRFEESGYETSVHATTGVGDATKAARIAVDRAYDVIVAAGGDGTINEVINGMAEQPNRPKLGIIPVGTTNDFCRALSIPRNIHKAVDVILENHSIPLDIGRVNDQYFMNIAGGGKLTELSYDVPSKLKTMLGQLAYYLKGIEMLPSLRPIKVQIEHDGKLFEDEIMLFLVANTNSVGGFEKLAPSAKMNDGLFDLLILRKTNLAEFVRIASLALRGAHLEDDRIFYTRASKIKINTEEQMQLNIDGEFGGLLPGEFTNLYRHIEYFVPESFIKEDS, encoded by the coding sequence ATGCAACGTGCCCGAATTATTTATAACCCAACTTCAGGACGAGAGGGTTTTAAAAAAGAGTTACCTGATGTGTTAAGAAGATTTGAAGAATCAGGTTATGAAACCTCTGTTCATGCAACCACAGGTGTAGGAGATGCGACAAAAGCAGCACGAATAGCTGTTGACAGGGCTTACGATGTGATTGTGGCAGCTGGTGGAGATGGGACGATTAATGAAGTGATTAATGGAATGGCAGAGCAACCAAATCGACCAAAACTAGGTATTATTCCAGTTGGAACAACAAATGATTTCTGTCGAGCACTTTCTATTCCAAGAAATATTCATAAAGCGGTGGATGTTATTCTAGAGAATCACTCCATTCCATTAGACATTGGACGTGTAAATGATCAATATTTCATGAATATTGCTGGTGGTGGGAAATTAACTGAATTGTCTTATGATGTACCAAGTAAATTAAAGACGATGCTCGGTCAATTAGCTTACTATCTAAAAGGTATTGAAATGCTGCCATCGCTAAGGCCTATTAAAGTACAAATAGAACATGATGGAAAGCTATTTGAAGATGAAATCATGCTCTTTTTGGTGGCTAATACAAATTCTGTTGGTGGATTTGAAAAACTAGCTCCATCTGCCAAAATGAATGATGGCTTGTTTGATCTACTAATATTACGCAAAACAAATTTAGCAGAATTTGTACGAATTGCTTCTTTAGCATTACGTGGTGCTCATCTAGAAGATGACCGAATTTTTTACACACGTGCAAGTAAGATTAAGATAAATACCGAAGAACAAATGCAGTTAAATATTGATGGAGAATTCGGTGGTTTACTACCAGGAGAATTCACCAACTTATATCGACATATTGAATATTTTGTACCCGAGTCATTCATTAAAGAAGATAGCTAG
- the rlmD gene encoding 23S rRNA (uracil(1939)-C(5))-methyltransferase RlmD has protein sequence MEKQQVPVKKNEEITLHFEDITHEGNGVGKINGYPLFVPYALPDETAKVKVIKVKKNFAIGKLIELEKTSSERVEPPCNVYFQCGGCQLQHMSYTMQVDMKRNQVNNSLKKVGHIQDVIVHPTIGMVDPWRYRNKVQIPVAEKNGGLITGFYRKKSHEIIDEMDRCIITSEVNDRMVEAVRSIADRHGISAYDEKSHRGILRHIMVRTGEATNETMIVIVTRTAELPHKKELIKELHETYPHVKSIIHNINKERTNVILGKESKLLWGEAYIYDKIGDIKFAISGKSFYQVNPTQTKKLYDKALEYANLTGGETVIDAYCGIGTISLFLAQKAKKVYGVEIVPEAIEDAKNNAKLNQMDNVEFVVGQAEKIMPWWTAQGLKPDVIVVDPPRKGCEEALLEAMTTMQPKRIVYVSCNPSTLARDLRILEDGGYQTKQIQPVDMFPQTMHVEAVALLELKLL, from the coding sequence TTGGAAAAGCAACAAGTCCCAGTGAAAAAAAATGAAGAAATTACTCTTCACTTCGAAGACATCACGCATGAAGGAAATGGTGTAGGTAAGATCAATGGTTATCCATTGTTTGTTCCATATGCATTACCAGATGAAACAGCAAAAGTTAAAGTAATTAAAGTTAAAAAAAACTTCGCAATAGGTAAGTTAATTGAATTAGAAAAAACAAGCAGTGAACGAGTTGAACCTCCTTGTAATGTTTACTTTCAATGTGGAGGCTGTCAGCTCCAACATATGAGTTACACGATGCAAGTCGATATGAAACGAAATCAAGTAAATAACTCCTTGAAAAAAGTCGGACATATCCAAGATGTTATTGTGCATCCAACAATTGGTATGGTTGACCCATGGCGCTATCGTAATAAGGTTCAAATCCCAGTTGCAGAGAAAAATGGCGGATTGATTACTGGTTTTTATCGTAAAAAAAGCCACGAAATTATTGACGAGATGGATCGCTGCATTATTACCTCAGAAGTAAATGACCGCATGGTAGAAGCAGTACGAAGCATTGCTGATCGACATGGTATTTCTGCTTATGACGAGAAATCGCATCGTGGAATTTTACGTCATATTATGGTTCGTACAGGTGAAGCAACGAACGAAACAATGATTGTAATCGTGACAAGAACGGCAGAGCTACCGCATAAAAAGGAATTAATTAAGGAGTTACATGAGACATATCCACATGTTAAATCTATCATCCACAATATTAACAAAGAACGAACAAATGTCATTCTAGGAAAAGAATCAAAATTATTGTGGGGCGAAGCATATATTTATGACAAAATTGGTGATATTAAATTTGCTATTTCCGGTAAGTCATTTTACCAGGTAAACCCTACACAAACTAAAAAGTTGTATGACAAAGCATTAGAATATGCTAATTTAACTGGTGGCGAAACAGTAATAGATGCCTATTGTGGTATAGGTACTATTTCGTTATTCCTTGCACAAAAAGCAAAAAAAGTTTATGGCGTTGAAATTGTACCAGAAGCAATTGAAGATGCAAAAAACAATGCGAAGCTAAACCAAATGGACAACGTAGAGTTTGTTGTTGGACAAGCTGAAAAGATTATGCCCTGGTGGACAGCACAAGGGTTAAAACCGGATGTTATTGTGGTCGATCCCCCAAGAAAAGGGTGCGAAGAAGCATTATTAGAAGCAATGACTACAATGCAACCAAAGCGTATTGTCTACGTATCCTGTAATCCATCAACATTGGCACGTGACCTCCGTATTCTAGAAGATGGTGGATATCAAACAAAACAAATACAGCCCGTTGATATGTTCCCACAAACAATGCATGTAGAGGCAGTTGCGTTGCTCGAATTAAAATTGTTGTGA
- a CDS encoding TraX family protein, whose protein sequence is MTNTKLKIIALIAMLIDHIGYFIPDTPEWFRWIGRIAAPVFVYCIVVGYKNTSNKRKYLIRLYLFNVGMALVNLLINMNSYTLVRTGAIPVNDYYITNNIFSLFFFIVFLLLLLENRKIKSFFLLIAWQPISSVLFYLIIEKYKLFVPAGVDSTYHFLGSVLGNVLLMEGSILFVILGVIFYFADGDKIKDAVGYILFCVVIFLVIQKVELMRVAILSLLVPFGDDQWMMIFALPLILLYNGKRGIGLKYFFYIFYPVHIVILFFVGLWLR, encoded by the coding sequence ATGACTAATACTAAATTAAAAATCATAGCACTTATTGCCATGCTTATCGACCATATCGGTTACTTTATCCCTGATACTCCGGAATGGTTTCGGTGGATAGGGAGAATCGCTGCTCCTGTTTTTGTTTATTGCATTGTGGTGGGTTATAAAAATACCTCGAACAAGAGAAAGTACCTTATACGTTTATATCTTTTTAATGTAGGTATGGCTTTAGTTAACTTACTTATAAATATGAACAGTTACACACTCGTTAGAACGGGTGCAATTCCAGTTAATGATTATTATATTACGAATAATATTTTTTCTCTATTTTTCTTCATCGTATTTTTACTACTCTTATTAGAAAACAGGAAGATAAAATCTTTCTTTTTGCTTATTGCATGGCAACCCATCTCTAGTGTTTTATTCTACCTTATAATTGAGAAGTACAAACTGTTTGTTCCGGCCGGCGTAGATTCAACATACCATTTTCTTGGATCAGTATTAGGGAACGTTTTATTAATGGAAGGGAGTATCCTCTTTGTTATATTAGGTGTGATATTTTACTTTGCAGATGGTGATAAAATAAAGGATGCAGTTGGTTATATTTTGTTTTGTGTCGTTATTTTTTTAGTTATTCAAAAAGTAGAACTTATGAGGGTAGCGATCTTAAGTCTATTAGTTCCGTTTGGAGACGACCAGTGGATGATGATTTTTGCATTGCCATTAATATTACTGTATAACGGTAAAAGGGGAATTGGATTGAAATACTTTTTTTACATCTTCTACCCTGTGCATATTGTTATACTTTTCTTCGTTGGATTGTGGCTAAGATAG